The genomic stretch CTTTTTGTATATGTTTTCATGATGTTGACAAAATTTTCATCTTTTGTTCCTCAGTTTTCAACTATGAAACTGGAAAAGACTCTGTTTTGCAAGTGAGCAAAGAGGATTACACAAGCTGCAACATCTCAAACCCAATCAAAAAGTACAATGATGGGAAAACCAAGGTGAGATTTGATCATTCTGGTTCATACTACTACATCAGTGGAGAAAAGGGTCACTGTGAAAAGGGACAGAAGGTTATTGTGTCTGTTATAAGCCCAAGAAGTCCAAGTGTTGGTCCTGTTTCACCTGCATCTGCACCTTCACCAGGTGGTGGTGTTGAAGGTCCAGCTGTTGCTCCAAGTCCAACTAGTGGTGGAAGTGTTTTGCAAGGTGGTGGTGTTTTGATGGCTGTGGGAGTGGTGGCTGCTATGTGGGTTTTCTGATTTGAATTGTGACTTTTTTAGTTTGGATATTTATATTATTacagtatattattattattataaatattgggATTGGTTAAAGTGTTTTAGAGACAGTCACAGTGAGGTGATTGCTAGTAGTAGTCTAGTCTTGGTATTTTGTTGGGATCATattattcaaattttaatataaatttatgaattaaatcaTATGGTTTGGCCTGCTTCTTTCATTTTTATGTTGTATATCTTCTGAAATTTTATTAAGGATACGAAAATTAGGCATATATGCTGAAACATTTGGTCAATTTGTGTGATATGAAATGTTAAATTTTGGGAAAGAATAACAGAAGTTATCATGAAGGAAAGAAATTGTCAAATGTTTATAAATCCTTAGTGAAAGGGGAAAAAATTGTTTCTGTAAACAAATTATCTTTTGAGAGGGGGGAGAGTAATGGAACACATGCATATCTGATTTTTAACAGGTTGTGGAACACTAATCAAATGGTATTTTGATTAACATTTCggaaactttttttatttttggttttaaaaaaaatgaagaaaagttTTTAAAAGTTTGAATGAAAAGTTAAATGGTTTTCATAGTGCAAATGGAAAAGATGACATAAGAAAGGATTGTTAAGTAAGGAATACAAACAAAATATTTTGtaagaattacaaaaaaaaaataaataggaaCAATTAGAGTGTAATCGAAAAAATGAGAATGATGCTTAAAATAGATTCATTACTAAACAATGAAAAAAAATGGCATAAGATAGGATTGCTAGAAAGGattaattacaaaaaaaaaaatggaaaaaaatgcTAAAATTGGATTACAAACAAAAGTATTTTGTAAGTATTACGAAAATACATTTTGagagaaatgaaaaaaatgatAAAGATGCTAAAAAAGATTAATTACAAAAAGTAATGGAAAAATGGCATGAGATAGGATtgctaaaaaatattaattacaaaAGAAAATGGGAAAAAGTAAAAATGGCATAAAAAAGATTCTAAAGATAAGGCATACaagcaaaatattttttaagtgttGCAGAAAAAACATTTTGAGAGAAatggaaaaattacaaaaaaaaaaaaagagaaaatgacaTAAGATAGGATTGCTAAAAAAAGactaattacaaaaaaaaaatggcgTATGATAGGTGCTAAAAGATAAGGATtattatataaacaaaatatttGTAAGATAAAGGAAACATTGtgaaagaaattgaaaaaaaaatgatagGATGGTAAAaaagattaattaaaaaatttgtaaatattaaaaaaaattagataatccGTAACATAGACACTTTTTCTTAATTTTCTTGTATCactataagaaaagaaaaagaagagagaagataagaaaaagaagagagagaTAAGAAAAATATGTAGAAGCTAAAACTACTACATGTGATCATAATAACAACTAAGTCAGATTTGTAATCAAACAAATAACATTAAATCCATACATGTACATAGTTGAATGCGTGCAACTGTAACCTTAAAAAGCAAATTCAAAATCTTAGTTTTCCATGAGCATTCATCCCTTACAAACAACAATAGCTGCATATCTGTTACACATCAACTAAGATCATAAAACAAAATCTATACATGCATTACAACTTGGATATATCACTGCATAGAGTCATGTTAGCGTGCCCTCGATTTCTATGGCCAAAACTTGATGAGTCATTCAAAAGCGGAAAAGCAACAACGATGCTGAAACACATCAAAAGCATTCCCTCCCATGAACACAGCTCCTTGATGTTCACTCTCACATATACTGCAAAAATATTAGAAAGTAAAAATCTCTGGCAGAATAATAAAACCTAAATATTCTAGGAttctgaaaagaaaagaaaaaaagcatGCATGAAACCACTATAACCAATGAGCTTGTTTCCTTGTTCAGAACATCTTTTGTTCTACCTTCACAATCAAGGGAGAAGTATACACCCACTTATTCAAGTTTAGGACCCATACTGTTAGGCCGAAGACTAATATTGAGGAACCTCTCCCTTCAGAGAAGATTCTAAAGGTTTATTATAGAAAGGGAAGAAATCCTAACAAGGATTAATGTTGTAATTTGGTTTGTTGTTAGCCGTTAGTGTTTTCTGTTTTACTTTACCATTAGGTTAGTTTGTTAGTAGGTTTTATTCTTGTAAGTTGTTTTACAGACTGAGCGCAGATAGTGTTCCCTTGTGCATTCATTTTTCTTTGATCAATACACTTCAGGGGCTAATAATCCCCTTTCTGGCTAAGAAATTCCCGAGAAACCAAACAATTGGTATGACCAGCCAGATCCAGGTTGCACAATGGACAACAGAAATGACACATTGCAGATATTGGCCAGCAAACATGGTAAGAAACTGACAGAATCAAAGAGGACCGTGGAACTCGTCAGAGAAAGTGATAGAAAGCAACtgatatgtaaaagaaaataggaaaaatcTCTTTGAGTACCGCACAACTTTAAAAtgtgtttgatttttttgaagaCTTTTAGAGAGAAAGACTTTGGAGGGTCGCGTTAATATCTTAAAATGTGTTTGATATTTTAAGGACCCCCTTCATCAAGGACCCGTTTGGAAACAGTTGTCCTCGATTCAAACAACATACTTGCACCATGTCCATCAAAGTGTCTGCCCTACACTAAGATTTGTATGTCCTATATACTTGCCAAAAGTCAAGTAGCAAATGTTCTCACAAAGAGACAGTTTGATGACATGGTTTGCAAGCTTGCTATGAGTGACATATCCATACCACTTTGAGGAGGAGTATTGAATATCAGGACAGGTCAAACAGATCTACTTCAAGATATTGTACCTTCGTATGTGGAAACTTAGTTAcatggagaaaaaaaataaaatgttgtagCTAGGAGCAGTGTATAAGCTGAATTTTAATATGTGGCTCGTGAGTTTTGTGAAGTACTATGGATTAAAAGATTCATAGAAAAATTGAAGATTTCTAGCTCAACTCGAGTCAAAGTTTACTGCAATAAGGCAGTTATTTATTTTGCTCATAATCCTATCCTACATGACCGAATGAAACATGTTGAAGTGAACAAGCATTTCattaaagaaaaaattgaaagCGGAGAGATTTGTATGTCTTACATACATATCAAAAGTCAAGTAGTTAATGTTCTCAAAAAAAGTCTTCGAAAGAGACAGTTTGAGAACATGGTTTGCAAACTTGCTATGAATGACATATTCATAccaacttgagggggagtgttgagtatcattacaaaatcaaacaAACTCTGCTGCAGAATAATACAACAAATATTGTTTAACAGCTCATTAACATTGGACGTAAATTGTAATTAATTTTACTTATTTGTCTTTACTATAGTTAGAATCAGCATTaatacaacaacaaccaagcattatcccactaagtggggtcggctacatggattaactttcgccataatgttctatccaagTCTACGTttctatccaaatcgttaatctcgagatctttcttgataacttctcttatagtcttTCCAGGTCTTTCTCTtcctctagttgtttgacttctctccatctgatctactctccttaccaCAAAATCTACAAATATTTTGTCTAAATGTCTaaaccacctaagtctattttctACCATCTCTTCTATTATAGGTGTTACCCCAACACTCTAATATTTCcatttttaattttagggttaatagtagtttaccccctgtaatatgagcgtgtttcggtttaccccccaccgttgccaaaggcaggttttggcaacggtttttttgaaaaaaccgttgccaaaagatagggaggggggaaaagcaaaattcactaacattacaggggtgaattactattaacccttaattTTATTATGTCTAGTCTTACAGCACACTCAACGCAACATTGTCATCTCTGTTACACTTACCttattctcgtgttgattcttAACCGCCCAACATTTTGTCTCGTACAACATCGCAAGTCTTACCGCAGTCCGATAAAAAATTTCCTTTAGGTTGAGCGGTACCTTTGTATCACATAAAACCCTGAAGCTCTTCTCCGTCCCAGTCATCCAACTTGAATTCGATGGTTTGCATCCCCTTTTATTTCTCCATCATTTTATATTACGGACTCAAGATATTTAAATCATGTGACATGAAGGATGATATGGTCTCCAAGTTTCACTTATAGGCTAGAAACGCTTCTtcttttgttaaacttacattTCATATACTTCCTCTTACTTCTACTTAGGCAAAAACCATGTGTTTCTAAAGCTTGTCTCCAACCTCTTTCATTTAAATCCTCCTCGACTCTTCAAGTAGGACTATGTCATCTACAAAAAGCATGCATCTTGGTGGTAGCTCTTGGATGTGTTCCGTGAATTCATCCAAAATTAAGGTAAAAGGGTAGGGGGCTTAGGGTTAAACCTTGATGCAAACCTATTGGGATGGGGAAATCGTATGTCTCTCCACCCCATGTTCGTACACTAGTTGATATCCCTTCATACATATCTTGGATACCTCGAATATATGCAATCCTAGAGGGTTTTCCACAAAATTTCAATAGGCACTCTATCATACGCCTTGTCAAGTCAATAAAAATTAGGTGCGAGTCTTGTTGGTCCATCTGATACTACTTCATCACACGTCATAGTAGATAGATCGTTTCCATGGTCGGCCTTCTAAGCAAATAAACTTAATTGATTCTCAGTGGCTTAAGTCTCTTTTCTTAGTCTTCGTTCAAtcacttttttccataacttcacGATATGCCTCATAAGT from Vicia villosa cultivar HV-30 ecotype Madison, WI linkage group LG4, Vvil1.0, whole genome shotgun sequence encodes the following:
- the LOC131596331 gene encoding early nodulin-like protein 14; its protein translation is MAVSSSSSLLLMFLVFAFAAAAPKDYLIGGKPDAWKVPSSESDSLNKWAQSVRFRIADHLIFNYETGKDSVLQVSKEDYTSCNISNPIKKYNDGKTKVRFDHSGSYYYISGEKGHCEKGQKVIVSVISPRSPSVGPVSPASAPSPGGGVEGPAVAPSPTSGGSVLQGGGVLMAVGVVAAMWVF